Genomic segment of Paenibacillus macerans:
TGGATAAAGCGTGCAAGCGCGGGTTTCCGACGCCTTCGGCTTCATTTTATTATGCTTTTGGGTTCTCCAAACGGTTCCCGAACAATCCCAAGTTCAATCAATACCAGCTCGGCTACCTGGATCCGGATGAGGAATATCCGATCGACTGCCTGGTCGGGGCGTTTATGATGGTCCGCCGGGAAACGATCGAGCAGGTCGGCTTGTTGGACGAGGATTACTTTATGTATGCGGAGGACACGGACTGGTGTTACCGGATCAAGCAGGCGGGATGGGTTAACTACTATTATCCGCGCACGACGATCGTACATTACAAAGGGGGCAGCGCGCCTCGCCGTCCGCTAAAAATCATTTATGAGTTTCATCGGTCTATGATTCTTTTCTATCGCAAGCATTATCGGAAAAATTACAACATATTCGTGAGTGCGGCCATTTACGCCGGGATCGCCGTACAATTTACCCTGGCTTTGGTGAAATCGGCATTGGCCAAACCCGCAAAGCGGCCGGCGCCGGCCGCTGCACAGAGTCAAGGGTCCGGCCGGGACGTCGGCATGAACGGGTAGGCTGCCGCTCCAAGAACACGGTTAGTGACAGGCGTCCAAGGGCTTGAAGTTTATTTAGGGAGTGTAGAAATGAATTCGTCCGTTTCGATGAACAATCGCAAAATCAAAACGACCAATCTGCTGATCGCGGAGAATATCACGGCGTACAAAAAAAGGACGGTACGTCTGGAGTGGATTCTCAATTTTTTCCTGATCGGCTTCGAATATATCCTGTATGTGCTCAGCTTTTTGGCGTTGTTTTCACTCCGCGTGCTGCCTGCTTACAACATGAGAAGCTGGTCAACGCTGTTTCATAACTTGGAGCATCTGCCCATCGCGTGGGACTACGGAGTCCTCCTGGCGGTCATTTTCGCCATTTATGCGCTGTACAGCACGCACAACGGCCTGTATAAATGGGACCGGGACATCAAACTCATCGACGACACGTTCACTGTCTGCAAAGCCGTGTTTTTTTCCTTTTTGATCGCGTTGGGACTTATCTTTTTTCTCCAAACAGGGGTAGTGTATTCCCGGCTCGTCATCTTGTCGTTCGCGGTCATGATCGTTGTGTGCGCTTTTGTGTCCCGGCTGCTGCGGATGGGTGTCATGCTCCTCCTCAAACGGACCGATATATACAGCAAAAACGTGCTGATCATCGGGGCGGGGCGCGTAGGGGAGGAAATTCGGGACAATCTGTTTGCCAGCAAAACGAACGGCTATCGTTTCGTCGGTTTTTTGGACGATTACAAAGCGGGGAACAACCACGTCATCGGCAGCATCGATCAGGTTGAAAAACTGCTGCAGCACTACCAGATTCACGAAATTTACATTACGATCCCGTCCGAGCGGAAAATCATTAACGAGCTGATCACGAAAATCCGCAAATACGACGTCCGCATTAAAATCATCCCGGAAATGTTCGAAATGGTCACCTCCGGCGTTGTGTTTGACCAGGCTTACGATTATCCGTGCATCGAGATCGTTAAAACCCCGTTGCGCGGTTTAAATCTGATTTTGAAACGAGCCGTCGATATCGTGCTTGCGAGCCTGGGGCTGATCGTCATCTCGCCGCTGCTGGCGGTGGTGGCGGTCTGCATCAAGCTGGACTCCAAGGGCCCGGTTATGATCAAGCAGCGGCGCATCGGCAAAAACGGCGCTCCTTTTGGCATGTACAAATTCAGATCGATGGTGGAAAACGCCGAATCGCTAATCCATCAGCTAGCCGCTCATAACGAAGCGGATGGACCTGTTTTTAAAATGAAAAACGATCCCCGGATTACCCGGGTGGGGCGGTTTATCCGCAAGTATTCGATTGACGAGCTGCCGCAGCTGATCAATGTCGTTTTAGGCCAGATGAGCCTGGTCGGCCCCCGGCCCCCGCTGCCCCAGGAAGTGGAGCGGTATACCGATTACGAATGGCGCCGCCTGGACATCCGCCCCGGGATTACGGGGCTTTGGCAAATTAACGGGCGCAGCGATCTGCCGTTTGACGAGTGGGTCAAGCTTGACCTCTATTATATTGAGCATTGGAGCCTGGGGCTGGAGCTGAAAATTATTTTCAAAACAATCCCGATCGTGCTCAAAGGCACCGGGGCTTATTGAGGCGCAGGAAGATAAGATAGGACATCGTAAAAATACGATAGACAACCAAGATAGGAAGTTTCTTGTCATGAAAAACAAACTGAGGTATAACGCAGCAATCATCATCGCTTGTCTTGTTCTTTTGCTGGCGAGCCTGTCCGGCCGGCAGCAGCCGCAGGGGCAAGGATTTACCGCCCACCGGATGGTCGCGCACGCCCTCGGCGGAATTAATGGAATGACGTATACGAACACCTATGAAGCTTTCATTGCAAACTATGAAAAAGGTTTCCGCATTTTCGAAGCGGATTTGCTGCTGAGCAGCGACGATCAGCTCATCGCCCGCCATGAGTGGGGCGAAAGCTTCACCAAAATGATGGGCCAGCAGGACGAACTCGAGCCGGACCGTCATAGTGCGATCTTTTCACACGAGGAATTTAAGGCGGCCAAAATCATGGGCCAATACGAGCCGCTGGATTGGGACGACATTTTGGGGCTGATGGAGCTCTATCCGGACGTGTATTTCGTGACGGATACGAAGCAGAGCAAACCGGAGGAGATCCAGCGCATTTTTACCCAGATCGTCGCCAAAGCGAAGGCGAAGGACCCGGCGCTGCTGGATCGGATCGTGCCGCAAATTTACAATCGTCCCATG
This window contains:
- a CDS encoding sugar transferase gives rise to the protein MNSSVSMNNRKIKTTNLLIAENITAYKKRTVRLEWILNFFLIGFEYILYVLSFLALFSLRVLPAYNMRSWSTLFHNLEHLPIAWDYGVLLAVIFAIYALYSTHNGLYKWDRDIKLIDDTFTVCKAVFFSFLIALGLIFFLQTGVVYSRLVILSFAVMIVVCAFVSRLLRMGVMLLLKRTDIYSKNVLIIGAGRVGEEIRDNLFASKTNGYRFVGFLDDYKAGNNHVIGSIDQVEKLLQHYQIHEIYITIPSERKIINELITKIRKYDVRIKIIPEMFEMVTSGVVFDQAYDYPCIEIVKTPLRGLNLILKRAVDIVLASLGLIVISPLLAVVAVCIKLDSKGPVMIKQRRIGKNGAPFGMYKFRSMVENAESLIHQLAAHNEADGPVFKMKNDPRITRVGRFIRKYSIDELPQLINVVLGQMSLVGPRPPLPQEVERYTDYEWRRLDIRPGITGLWQINGRSDLPFDEWVKLDLYYIEHWSLGLELKIIFKTIPIVLKGTGAY
- a CDS encoding glycosyltransferase family 2 protein, producing MDLSIVIVNYNTCRLTVDCLRSVYASETDYTYEVIVVDNYSHDDSVETIRREFPQATLIENRQNTGFSYANNQAIKISTGRYVLLLNSDTVIQKDTLDIMLSFMDSRPEVGASGCKVILPDGSLDKACKRGFPTPSASFYYAFGFSKRFPNNPKFNQYQLGYLDPDEEYPIDCLVGAFMMVRRETIEQVGLLDEDYFMYAEDTDWCYRIKQAGWVNYYYPRTTIVHYKGGSAPRRPLKIIYEFHRSMILFYRKHYRKNYNIFVSAAIYAGIAVQFTLALVKSALAKPAKRPAPAAAQSQGSGRDVGMNG
- a CDS encoding phosphatidylinositol-specific phospholipase C/glycerophosphodiester phosphodiesterase family protein, whose translation is MKNKLRYNAAIIIACLVLLLASLSGRQQPQGQGFTAHRMVAHALGGINGMTYTNTYEAFIANYEKGFRIFEADLLLSSDDQLIARHEWGESFTKMMGQQDELEPDRHSAIFSHEEFKAAKIMGQYEPLDWDDILGLMELYPDVYFVTDTKQSKPEEIQRIFTQIVAKAKAKDPALLDRIVPQIYNRPMLEPLKEIYPFPSVIFTLYQTTDTDEEVVQFAKEAGITAITMSEQRANSRLISALNRIGVVSYVHTINDPKKMTAFKMMGAYGFYTDFLTEDDVAKPGWILALGR